GCCAGGAACTGGGCGGCTGGCCGCGCCGTCCCGCCAAGCCCGGTCTGGAGGCGGGTGAGCTCCTCGGCGGTCCCGTCCGGGGCCCGGATCCAGCCGACCCGCAGCTCGGGCCAGAACAGCTCCCGCATGGACCCGAGGCTGAGCACCGGGGCGGTCCTGTCGAAGGCGGCCAGCGGCGGGGCGGGCCCGGCCGGGCCGAGCCCGAGGTCGGCCTGGGTGCCATCCTCGACCAGCGGGATCCCGAACACGCCGGTGAGGGCGGCGATCCCCCGGCGGCGGCTCGCCGGCATCGCCGCCCCAGGCCGGGCCGGGGTCAGGTACAGCAGGCGGGGGGCGTCCTGCTCGAAGCGGCACTGCACGGCACTGGGCCGCACCCCGCTCCGGTCCACGGCGACAGGCAGGAGCCGTGCCCCGGCGGCCTGGAACGCCTCCAGCGCCACCGGCGAGGTCGGCTCCTCGATCGCGACCGCCGCGCCGGGCTCCAGGTAGCGGGCGCACACCAGCTCGAGCCCGGCCCGGGTCCCACCCGTGACCACCACCTGCTCGGGCCGGGTCGGCAGCCCGAGGGCCGAGTAGCGCGCCGCGACGGCGCAACGCAGCGCCCGCATCCCCCCAAGGGCGCCGTCCTCAGCGATCAGCTCGGCCCAGTCCGCGCCCCCGAGACCCAGGACCACGGCGGCCATCTGGAGCCCGCCATCCGGCGGCCCCTGACCGCCGGACAGGTCCACCACCGGGCGCGGCCCGTCCGGCGGAGCCGCCAGCGGACCGTCCTGGCCCACGACCTGGCGTCGTGGGCCAGGCGTGGCGGCGAGCCTCCCGTCCGGGTCGAC
The nucleotide sequence above comes from Actinomycetes bacterium. Encoded proteins:
- a CDS encoding PLP-dependent aminotransferase family protein; its protein translation is MATAEPQAVGRRFAELLEGWRAGEGSLAGRLAGRIAELAAGGRLAPGTRLPSQRALAEAVSVGRGTVAAAYASLRERGLVDPDGRLAATPGPRRQVVGQDGPLAAPPDGPRPVVDLSGGQGPPDGGLQMAAVVLGLGGADWAELIAEDGALGGMRALRCAVAARYSALGLPTRPEQVVVTGGTRAGLELVCARYLEPGAAVAIEEPTSPVALEAFQAAGARLLPVAVDRSGVRPSAVQCRFEQDAPRLLYLTPARPGAAMPASRRRGIAALTGVFGIPLVEDGTQADLGLGPAGPAPPLAAFDRTAPVLSLGSMRELFWPELRVGWIRAPDGTAEELTRLQTGLGGTARPAAQFLAARLLDKGGQEVAERRAQLARRLERLAAVLAALLPSWTWAPGEDGASVWVRLPAGSATALAERAAREGVVVRPGPGGGSGPEPDDRLLLPLTAEPELLEQGVHRLARAWAASSAGAGARPGLDRRAGNGRTALSERPPRG